The sequence AGCAGGTTACGCCTGCAGGCGCGACGATGCGCTATGAAGCCAGCTTTAAGCCGGAAACCGGCGGGCTGGAGATGACTTTCCGCCTGGAGGCGCAGCAGTACCACCAGTTGACGGTGGGTGAGAAAGGAATGCTGAGCTACAAAGGGTCGCGGTTTGAAGGTTTTAGGGCGGAATAATGCGCGATCGGTCCCCTCTCCCGGTGGGAGAGGGTTAGGGTGAGGGCATCAGGCCGCACCCTACTTCTTCACCTGCGCCTTAAACTTCTTCATCCACACCAGCAACTCAAACACGCCGAAAATAAATACCCGCAGTTGCTGCCAGCCGGTCATCGGCGGGCCATCTTTTGGCAGGCCGTTTTTCAGCATTACCATCTGCAGGGCGTGCATGAACGAGGTGAAAATCAGCGCCACGTTAACGAAGATGTTCAACGGGCGCGGGAACGGGTGCACCAGATTCAAAATCAAAAATGCCCAGACGCCCAGCATCAGCAAACGTCCCAGGTTAATCAGTACCGGCATCAGAGCCTCCTTGTACCTGACGGTGATAAAGACGATAAGCGACCTGACCGGCAACCTTTTCGCGGTGCAGATCCCAGTGCGCGGGCACCGGCGGAAGACCGTTTTCCACTTCGCTTTCAACGTAAATTAATGCGTCATCCGCCAGCCAGCCGTTTTGTTCCAGCAGGGATAACGTCTCTTCCAGCAGCCCCTTGCGGAACGGCGGATCGACAAACACCACCTGATGCGGCGTGCCTTTCTGCGCGAGGAAGCTCAGGGTATTGGTGTTTACGACTTTGGCGTTACTCGCTTTGAGCGTCGCCAGATTTTGCTGCAGCGTCTGTGCCACGCCGCGCTCCATCTCCAGCAGCGTGGCGCTGGCGGCGTAGCGCGACAACGCTTCGAGCCCTAATGCACCGCTGCCGGCGAAGCAGTCCAGGCAGTGGGCATCTACCATTGACGGGGCGAGCCAGTTAAACAGCGTCTCGCGAACGCGGTCGGTTGTCGGGCGTAAACCGGGGCTGTCCGGCACCGGTAATTTCCGGCCTCGCCACTGACCGCCGATAATTCGAATTTGACCGGCCGGGGCGCGGGTGGGTTTCTTCATCTCTGGAAAGCTCTGTTAACCATTGCCCTGCGATTGCGGGCGGTGATGTCAATTAAGTAAAGTGTTAGACTATTTCATCATTTTTTTAGCTTCCCTGTATATAGCGCCGCGAGGAGTGTAGTCGCAGATGGCAAAACAAAAAAAACGTGGCTTCTTTTCCTGGTTGGGTTTCGGTGAAAAAGAGCAAGAAACAGAACAGAAAACCGAAGAACAACAGGTTGTAGAAGAGCAGTCACAGCCTGAAACGCCTGTAGAAACCGCTGCGGTTATCGAAGCGGAAGAACCTGTCCACAGCAAAGAAGAGATTGAATCGTTTGCTGAAGAGGTGGTTGAAGTCACTGAACAGGTTCAGGAGAGCGAGAAGCCAGAACTGGTTGTGCCCGAAGCCGTTACCGACGCACCGCAGGCTGTTATCGAACATGAAGAGCTGCCGCTGCCGGAAGAGGTTAAAGCCGAAGAGTGGCAGGCCGAAGCGGAAACCGTTGAAATTGTTGAGGCGGTGGAAGAAGAGGCGGCGCTTGAGCCAGAGCTGACCGACGACGAGCTGGAAGCCCAGGCGCTGGCGGCGGAAGCGGCTGAAGACGCGGTTATCGTCGTGCCGGTGGAAGAGCAGGAGCAGGCTGAAGAAGAGATCGTTCAGGAGCAGGAAAAACCGACCAAAGAAGGTTTCTTTGCCCGTCTGAAGCGCAGCCTGTTAAAAACCAAAGAAAATCTGGGTTCCGGATTTATCAGTCTGTTCCGCGGCAAGAAGATCGACGACGATCTCTTCGAAGAGCTGGAAGAGCAACTGCTGATCGCTGACGTGGGGGTGGAAACCACCCGTAAGATCATCGCCAGCCTGACCGAAGGGGCAAGCCGCAAACAGCTGCGCGATGCCGAGGCACTGTACGGCCTGCTGAAAGACGAGATGGGTGAAATTCTCGCAAAAGTTGATGAACCGCTTAATATTGAAGGCAAAACGCCATTTGTTATTCTGATGGTGGGTGTTAACGGCGTGGGTAAAACCACGACTATCGGCAAGCTGGCGCGTCAGTTCGAGCAGCAGGGCAAATCGGTGATGCTGGCGGCGGGCGATACCTTCCGTGCGGCGGCGGTTGAGCAGCTGCAGGTGTGGGGCCAGCGGAACAACATTCCGGTGATTGCCCAGCATACTGGCGCGGATTCCGCGTCCGTGATTTTTGATGCCATTCAGGCGGCGAAGTCCCGTAACGTGGACGTGCTGATTGCTGACACCGCAGGGCGTTTGCAGAACAAATCGCACCTGATGGAAGAGTTGAAGAAAATCGTCCGCGTCATGAAGAAGCTGGACGAAGATGCACCGCATGAAATTATGCTGACTATCGACGCCAGCACCGGACAGAACGCCGTTAGCCAGGCGAAGCTGTTCAATGAAGCGGTAGGATTGACCGGGATCGCGCTGACCAAGCTGGACGGCACCGCGAAAGGCGGGGTGATCTTCTCCGTAGCCGACCAGTTCGGCATTCCTATCCGCTACATCGGTGTGGGCGAGCGTATTGAGGATTTGCGTCCGTTTAAAGCGGACGACTTTATTGAGGCACTATTTGCCCGAGAGGACTAACAATGATTCGCTTTGAACACGTCAGCAAGGCCTATCTCGGTGGGAGACAAGCGTTGCAGGGAGTCACATTCCACCTGCAGCCAGGCGAGATGGCATTCCTGACCGGCCATTCCGGCGCGGGGAAAAGTACTCTGCTCAAGCTTATCTGTGGGATCGAACGGCCAAGCGCCGGGAAAATCTGGTTCAGCGGCCATGATATTAGCCGTCTTAAGAACCGTGAAGTGCCGTTCCTGCGTCGTCAGATCGGCATGATTTTCCAGGATCACCATCTGCTGATGGATCGCACCGTTTTCGATAACGTCGCTATCCCGCTGATTATTGCCGGTGCCAGCTATGATGATATCCGTCGTCGCGTCTCTGCGGCGCTGGATAAGGTTGGGCTGCTGGACAAAGCGAAGAACTTCCCGATCCAGCTCTCCGGCGGTGAACAGCAGCGTGTGGGCATCGCCCGTGCGGTGGTGAACAAGCCGGCCGTACTGCTGGCGGATGAACCCACAGGTAACCTGGACGATTCGCTCTCCGAAGGGATTTTGCGTCTGTTTGAGGAATTCAACCGCGTTGGGGTCACAGTATTGATGGCGACGCACGATATCGGGCTGATTTCCCGTCGTTCGTACCGCATGCTGACTCTGAGCGATGGACATTTGCACGGAGGCCATGGTGAACAAGCGTGATGCAATGAACCAGATTCGGCAGTTCGGGAACCGGTTTGACCGTTTCCGTAAGCCGCAGGGGGGCGGTGATGGCAATCGTAACGCACCTAAGCGCCAGAAAGCGGCGCCAAAGCCGGCTTCGCGCAAAACCAACGTGTTTAACGAGCAGGTGCGCTACGCTTTCCACGGCGCGTTGCAGGATCTGAAAAGCAAACCGCTGGCAACGTTCCTGACGGTGATGGTCATCGCCATCTCCCTGACGCTGCCAAGCGTCTGCTACATGGTTTATAAGAACGTGAACCAGGCGGCGTCCCAGTATTATCCGTCGCCGCAGATCACCGTTTATCTGGATAAAGCGCTCGACGATAACGCGGCGGCGCAGGTGGTCGGGCAAATCCAGGCCGAGCAGGGCGTGGAGAAGGTCAACTATCTTTCCCGTGAAGAAGCGCTGGGCGAGTTTCGCAACTGGTCCGGTTTTGGCGGCGCGCTGGATATGCTCGAAGAGAACCCGTTACCTGCGGTGGCGGTGGTGATCCCGAAGCTCGATTTCCAGGGGACCGATTCGCTAAATACGTTACGCGATCGCATCACTCGGATTAACGGAATTGATGAAGTGCGCATGGACGACAGCTGGTTTGCCCGTCTTGCCGCGCTGACCGGGCTGGTGGGACGTGTGTCGGCGATGATCGGCGTACTGATGGTGGCCGCGGTGTTCCTCGTC comes from Enterobacter kobei and encodes:
- the ftsE gene encoding cell division ATP-binding protein FtsE — encoded protein: MIRFEHVSKAYLGGRQALQGVTFHLQPGEMAFLTGHSGAGKSTLLKLICGIERPSAGKIWFSGHDISRLKNREVPFLRRQIGMIFQDHHLLMDRTVFDNVAIPLIIAGASYDDIRRRVSAALDKVGLLDKAKNFPIQLSGGEQQRVGIARAVVNKPAVLLADEPTGNLDDSLSEGILRLFEEFNRVGVTVLMATHDIGLISRRSYRMLTLSDGHLHGGHGEQA
- a CDS encoding DUF1145 family protein, giving the protein MPVLINLGRLLMLGVWAFLILNLVHPFPRPLNIFVNVALIFTSFMHALQMVMLKNGLPKDGPPMTGWQQLRVFIFGVFELLVWMKKFKAQVKK
- the rsmD gene encoding 16S rRNA (guanine(966)-N(2))-methyltransferase, with protein sequence MKKPTRAPAGQIRIIGGQWRGRKLPVPDSPGLRPTTDRVRETLFNWLAPSMVDAHCLDCFAGSGALGLEALSRYAASATLLEMERGVAQTLQQNLATLKASNAKVVNTNTLSFLAQKGTPHQVVFVDPPFRKGLLEETLSLLEQNGWLADDALIYVESEVENGLPPVPAHWDLHREKVAGQVAYRLYHRQVQGGSDAGTD
- the ftsY gene encoding signal recognition particle-docking protein FtsY translates to MAKQKKRGFFSWLGFGEKEQETEQKTEEQQVVEEQSQPETPVETAAVIEAEEPVHSKEEIESFAEEVVEVTEQVQESEKPELVVPEAVTDAPQAVIEHEELPLPEEVKAEEWQAEAETVEIVEAVEEEAALEPELTDDELEAQALAAEAAEDAVIVVPVEEQEQAEEEIVQEQEKPTKEGFFARLKRSLLKTKENLGSGFISLFRGKKIDDDLFEELEEQLLIADVGVETTRKIIASLTEGASRKQLRDAEALYGLLKDEMGEILAKVDEPLNIEGKTPFVILMVGVNGVGKTTTIGKLARQFEQQGKSVMLAAGDTFRAAAVEQLQVWGQRNNIPVIAQHTGADSASVIFDAIQAAKSRNVDVLIADTAGRLQNKSHLMEELKKIVRVMKKLDEDAPHEIMLTIDASTGQNAVSQAKLFNEAVGLTGIALTKLDGTAKGGVIFSVADQFGIPIRYIGVGERIEDLRPFKADDFIEALFARED
- the ftsX gene encoding permease-like cell division protein FtsX, producing the protein MNKRDAMNQIRQFGNRFDRFRKPQGGGDGNRNAPKRQKAAPKPASRKTNVFNEQVRYAFHGALQDLKSKPLATFLTVMVIAISLTLPSVCYMVYKNVNQAASQYYPSPQITVYLDKALDDNAAAQVVGQIQAEQGVEKVNYLSREEALGEFRNWSGFGGALDMLEENPLPAVAVVIPKLDFQGTDSLNTLRDRITRINGIDEVRMDDSWFARLAALTGLVGRVSAMIGVLMVAAVFLVIGNSVRLSIFARRDTINVQKLIGATDGFILRPFLYGGALLGFSGAFLSLILSEILVMRLSSAVTEVAQVFGTKFDISGLGFDECLLLLLVCSMIGWVAAWLATVQHLRHFTPD